Sequence from the Scomber scombrus chromosome 1, fScoSco1.1, whole genome shotgun sequence genome:
aatagtagtggtagtaatagttgtagttgtagtagAAGTGGTAGTAAAAGTAGGATAGTAGtcgtagtagttgtagtagtagtagagagtagtagtaataataacaatgtagTAGcctagtagtaatagtagtattagtagtagtagcctAGTTAATAGTAgcctagtagtagtagtagtagtagtagtagtattaatagttgtagtagtagtactagtagtagtagtagtagtattaatagtagtagtattagcagtagtagtattaatagttgtagtagtagtaatagtattagtagtattaataatactagtagtattagtagtaggcTAGTAGGCctagtattaatagtagtagtagtattaataatagtagtagtattagtagaagtagtagtattaatagtagtagtagtattagtagtagtagtattaatggTTGtaatagtattagtagtattaatagttgtagtagtagtagtagtagtattggtaTAGTTGTTGTGACTCTGGCGCCCCCACGTGTCTCGATCTTGCAGTCTCTAGCCGGGCTGCAGCAATAGACGTCATGAGTGCGACGGAAGTAGTTTTTCTAAAAAGACAATTCTGGCTGATTCATTGCAGGTAGTCGGCTTTAATCGACcatacacagagaaaaaaactccTCCGAACACCTGAAAGGCTTAACACCAGGTAAAAAAAGCTTGAAGTCTTACACATAGCCAGTAGTCTTCATAAAATACGGTGAATTGGAATCAGTGTAAATGAAttagttgctgttttttttcttgtgcgaGATCACTCAGGCTAAGTTAGCATGAGCAAGCTAGCAGCATGCCTTTCTATAAAAAATAGTTAGTGATTTGATGTCacttaatgtttaaatgtgcctTTTGTTGTatccaaaacacaacaaataatgTACCTGAAGCAAATATCAATGTGTAGTTATTCGGTTGTTTGTGCTGTGTTTACGTGACTATGGGATAAGTAGCTAACTGAAGCTAAATAGCTAACTTCAGTTTATTTGTCGGGTGTAGAAATATATGTATATCATTAATCTTCTAAATGTAAATACGTTCAGACACTTAGTTAACATAGCTAAATCAAAATGCACTTTTACCTAAACCCTTATTTTGCCAATTTTACCATTATTAATGTcattattgctattattacTATGCTTAGTAATATTTATTGAATTGATTTGTATTGAAAATCTTCTGGTTCAGGATTTAACATCACACCAGACTCTTAAAACAAACCTTATGACAAAATAGTACCACagtaaatttaaaataataattaaatccacaaataatcataaattaacttaaataaataaacacaaatgtattaaataatCCTTTTATtgacctaaaaaaaaagtattgattgAGAGAAACACCCTAGTGGGTATACTTTTAAATAGTTACCTTTTAACTCATACCTAttattccctttaaaaaaaattaaaaaaagtaaattataactGTGTCTGTGACATAATATATTACATGAACAAGCTTATAGACCTCAATCATGTCTCCTGTTCACTAAAGTAAGTAATTGTAATTTTCTTAATCTCTCCTCATATTACAACTGTTTCAGACCTGGAAATACTATTAAAAGCCCTTCTCTGAAATTGGAAAAAAGTCAATTCAAAGGAAACATACCTATAAGCTGTTAGCTGTAGAGATGAATTTAAGCCCACACAAATCTCCTACAAGAACATAATGTTTAGATTTAATATACCACCAAATGAATGACTTAATTTTTATCctaaagaaaatatattcacatttattgAGCTGAATGGTCTAAAAGATGTACACGTGTAAACGTTTAAGTTGACCTCAGCAAATTTAAGCCTCACTGGatttcccttaaaaaaaaaaaacaataaacaaacaaagtaaaCCCTTAATTTACTTGGTTTTATAACATGTGGTTGAAGTAGATTTGTTAATATCTGATCTTGAAAAGGACATAGAAATAATAGTTTCTTACTGATATCTGATTAATGTCCAGTTTGTTTGTCCTCATAAGTTTTAAAGAAACAGTAATGACCAATCTTTGTTAATAACTGTCAACAGATCCTGATATGGACCGACTGTTGAGGCTTGGAGGTGGGATGCCGGGGCTCGGTCAGGTAACACCAAGTTAAATTGTCTAATGAttgtaaacataaacaatgttgttgttttttatggatATGACCTTAATTAAATTCAAGAATTTTCCATAAGTAATCATTACAACTTGAACTCAACTCTATAACACACCAGGGTTTTTTccttaactaacgtcttcaaaaataaataaataaatatatatatatatatatatgatcagggcctgaatttcagcgCGGGATTGCGGGTATTGCGCACAATCTTAttgattcccgcaaatccaacacttatattcccgcacacatttacagtaaaaagttTCATGCTAACCGGCTCAGAgtatatcatagactgtatatatgaACGGCTCCAACTAAACAGGTGATATTAGCGCCGCAATGTTTAAAATGCTGCGGTGCTGCgcgttttatcagctgatgttacaaaGCGTCAATTTTAAGTCACtcagatgtttctcattcagcagtcctgaagagagagagtgaggcattcaacaaaaatgtgatgctactgaagctgaatatcactacttaactgtataatactatataacttgtaattattaaatatagttcagagaataagttaactatataagatagaCTCAACGGtttaacctgtgcaatctaatttaatccaatacagcagctctgctataaattctacatttatgaagcttatatatttttgacaagaaggtgaaaattctgctttatgttcaatattgagtgattgtggtgtattaaggtgcattatattgaaaggtgttcataatattttgtccactccatgaACATACgtgaggagggcaaaatattaagaacaccattcaatgtaatgcacccaagtacaccaccaccacttagtacaactcagtaataaacaaagtagaattatcacttttttgacaatgtcaacaaaaactgaaaatgtataaacttcaaaaaaagcagaatttatagcagagctgttgtattggattgaattatattgcacgtgttcctaatgaagttgcAGGTGactatagttcagagaataaaactactaaagtgtatactaaataactaattagcctactatataatatagttcagagaatatcttaaattgaaggaaagtgacaaaatacaaTCTACGGTAAGAATAGGACAAGGTACGGCCTACAGACAGAcctgaacaaacaaaaaactctgCTTTGGCTCCTCAGGGTCCTCCGACAGATGCACCTGCTGTGGACACGGCAGAGCAGGTGTACATCTCCTCCTTGGCACTGCTCAAGGTAACTACGCCCAAGCTGTCTTTTAAAGTGCTcataatcatgttttcagtgatgTTTCTGTGACTGCTTGCTCATATATTTGCTCTTGTTTTAGATGTTGAAGCACGGGCGTGCTGGTGTACCAATGGAAGTCATGGGGCTGATGCTGGGAGAATTTGTTGATGACTACACAGTGCGAGTGATTGATGTGTTTGCCATGCCGCAGTCAGGAACAGTACGTACTCCTCTTAATATACACCACGATGAATCTGCTCTATAAAATGCCACATTTTGGTAGTCAGTACAGTGAAATCCATAAAACTGAGATTTTGATATGTAGTCAGATAATAAATGCCTTGTATCACTGATGTTCATAACTTTATAAGAAGGTGTGTGGTGCAAAATTTTGGctgaacattttgttgtttcacAGGGTGTGAGTGTTGAAGCAGTGGATCCCGTCTTCCAGGCCAAAATGTTGGACATGCTGAAGCAGACTGGCAGGTAAAACTATCTAAAGTTTACCTATACTGATAAAGAATGAATGATTGCAGCATAATTTAGATAATGGCCATCAATTTAACCAATGACATAAACATAAACTCAGGGATgagaaattgaataaaatacCTAATATAATTGCTCTCCTCCGCCCACGCTGCTGATCAGGCCTGAGATGGTGGTGGGCTGGTACCACAGTCACCCTGGTTTCGGCTGTTGGTTGTCTGGGGTGGACATCAACACACAACAGAGTTTCGAGGCCTTGTCAGAGAGAGCCGTCGCAGTGGTGGTCGATCCCATTCAGAGTGTCAAAGGAAAGGTAAAGAAGTATGGCTGCTGCATGAAAAACTTATACATCAGTAGCTCTCATTTTAGTGGCATTTCACAAGATCAGCTATTAAATTTGAATCCCAAGTGAAGTGAATCTGGTTTCATGTGCTGCCTCTGTCTTTTACAGGTTGTTATTGATGCCTTCAGATTGATCAATGCCAACATGATGGTGTTGGGTCATGAGCCAAGACAAACCACATCTAACCTGGGTCATCTGAACAAGCCCTCAATCCAGGTAACACATCATACATGCCACCTGTCAACTCCTTCAGCCTGAATTTGAAATATCCCCCATATTTGAACCAGAAATTTTGtttattactgtttattttgtgcTCCTGTCAAAGATCCAAACATGattaaattacagtaaatttGTAGAATATTACATTGTTTAATTAATTCTTTATGTACACGTGTTATTCATGTGCTTAACTCTAGGTTTCTTATTTTTTAGGCTCTGATTCATGGACTCAACAGACACTACTACTCCATCACCATCAATTACAGGAAGAACGAGCTGGAGCAAAAGGTTTGAGCCTTCTCTCtttataaaatctttttttgttgcagttttttaGTAGAACACGATAATCATGAATCTCATTATTCTTTAGATGCTGTTGAACTTGCATAAGAAGAGCTGGATGGAGGGCCTGACCCTGCAGGACTACAGTGAGCACTGCAAGCTCAATGAGACCATTGTCAAGGAAATGCTGGAGCTCGCTAAGAACTACAATAAGGTACACCTTCAGCCCTCGTTCCAtttaaagaaaaccaaaaagaaggggaaaaaccCCTTGTGGAATACTGGTTTTATTGCTTCTCTTTAAAAACCTAAAATTGCCTTTAAGTTATGGCAAATTTAACAAATGTCTTGTGTGCATTCATTCATAATTACAGTTGATGGAACTggatttaaatatgaatattggttggaataacattttataaaagagTATTTAAGTATCATCTTGATATTGACCTTAAACAGTCTATGCAGATGATGGAACAGGTGTCGTCACCTAGAAAATAATTGACCTATCACAGTTCAATGATTAGTGAGCTACTCTCTGCTGGACGGGTGTTGAGCACACGACCCTCGAGTCCATTAATACTCAATTGACTCTTATCATACTAATGCTGGTGCTTGACAGGTGCACACAAGCATGCTGTATTCTCATGGCCTTGCATTTTCTAAAAAGTGAATACAGAATTTGTCTCAACAATGCAAACTGCAAAAAGCGATACACACGCATAAATATGCACAGTGTGGCACTGTGAGGTGTGTTCCTCCGCAATACTAAGGCACTGTCGTGTTTTCATTTCAGGCTGTTGAAGAAGAGGACAAAATGACACCAGAGCAGCTGGCAATCAAGAACGTTGGAAAACAGGTAACgattaaaatgttcagtttcagATTAGGGccgggcaatatatcgatattatattgatatccTGATATGAGATTAGAGATCATCTTTGGTTTTTGGATATCGTGATATGGCACAAATGTTTTTCCTGGATTGAAAAGGTTAATTACAGTGAGTAATTTTCTGAACCAGactgttatttgtatttattcacttagtcattatatccacattactcatgattatttttctaaatctcattgtgtaaatatgttgTGAAAGCACCACTTGTCTGCCCTACAACATTGTCGCAAAATTGACCTTGAGGAATTTGGTAAAAAAGTTTggtatttgattttgtccatataaCCGATCCTTACTTCAGACGAAACTTTTGTGccctgatttatttaaaaaaaaaaaaacaacatatatataacaaaatACTACATCTGGGACTGGTGTTGATTTAAgttgaagaaagagagaattgGAGTCAGACTGTTCAGATATGTTAAAACAAGCAGAGAATTTATAGATCACATTACTTTGTCATTACAAATTCCTGCTGAAACCATCTTAATCACATCTCATCATTGACACTTTCTTTTTTCGTGTCCTTTCTCTGttcatctgtctctcttgtAGGATCCCAAGAGGCACTTGGAGGAGCATGTGGATGTTTTAATGACATCCAACATTGTTCAGTGCCTAGCTGCCATGTTGGACACTGTTGTTTTCCAGTGATGGCCTTGTGTGTATAACTGTTCATATTGCATTGTTTAACTGTTCATATTGCAACCCCTGTTTTcctttatataaaatgttatgtaaGAAATGAAGTCATTGACTTGTGTCTGTTTGGAGTTGGACAGCatggattattttttttccaggtttttgtgcttatttttcttttgtcaatATTTCAGACTGAtgtgtcaaatatattttttatccaGTGTCAAACTACAACAAACAAGGGCAGACTACCTGATACCTTACCTTATTTTTTTACCACCTTAGTTCTGAGAGAATCAAAATATAATGTTTggcaattaatttaaatgacgAAAACTAAGCTGCATCAGTGGAGTGCCCAGATATATTTGTGTAGTACCAGTCCTAACCACTGGATGGTGCAAGAGTTGAAAGTAAAATGGACAAAAGAAGTTATGATCAACATCAAATCACAGTAAATGTTTCCTCCTTTAACAGGCCGGGCTGTCGTCATTGCAGATGACGACACTtttcaagatttatttttacaacAATTCTGTCTAGTTATTCCATTGTGAAAGAATTGTGGTTTAAGAGAGTTGTGATTATTTGCCAGTGGGGTTTTTGTGATGTAACCGCATGCTGCGGGGATAAACAGTATTAATTCATGcaccaaaatgtaaacaaaccttATCTTTATTGTGTACTGTAAAATCTTATAACAACTCTTTAAAACCACAGTATTTTTCCACATAGCTGGCGTCTTCTACTGATGTTTCTGGTAAGAAAAAGTTAGGATCCCATCCCCTTTTATTTGTCATAGATTAAACGTAAAGTCAGTAATTAGTTTtaaggaaagaggaagatgatcacccttttctgtgtaaaaacaaaaaacagctgatcagcCAGAGTGAATATCTAAAGAAAGATATTTAACTTCACTTGAGCAGTGAGGACATGAAAGAGGAATTTAAATCCTATTTTAATCCTCAATATTTCCACTGAATAAGACAGTTGCACAGCATGGggctctgttttgtttttgctctcaAAAAGGAAGAACACCGATGGTGGTGCAGAGGTAAACCTGACTCACTAAAGATAAACACATCTGTTTTGCTGTGAGCAGAAGTTGACGAATCACCTGGATGATCATACTTGCGTTCAGAAGGATACCTTTAATCTGATGCCAGCAGCTGA
This genomic interval carries:
- the psmd14 gene encoding 26S proteasome non-ATPase regulatory subunit 14; the protein is MDRLLRLGGGMPGLGQGPPTDAPAVDTAEQVYISSLALLKMLKHGRAGVPMEVMGLMLGEFVDDYTVRVIDVFAMPQSGTGVSVEAVDPVFQAKMLDMLKQTGRPEMVVGWYHSHPGFGCWLSGVDINTQQSFEALSERAVAVVVDPIQSVKGKVVIDAFRLINANMMVLGHEPRQTTSNLGHLNKPSIQALIHGLNRHYYSITINYRKNELEQKMLLNLHKKSWMEGLTLQDYSEHCKLNETIVKEMLELAKNYNKAVEEEDKMTPEQLAIKNVGKQDPKRHLEEHVDVLMTSNIVQCLAAMLDTVVFQ